One genomic window of Brienomyrus brachyistius isolate T26 chromosome 16, BBRACH_0.4, whole genome shotgun sequence includes the following:
- the LOC125710092 gene encoding elastin-like isoform X9, translating to MAVHEGVLVLLLLLGCSCEAQLKSGFLVKTPQVAAVYQNGLGAPQVVAAGYQVGVGAPQVASTGYQVGVGAPQVASTGFQVGVGAPQVASTGFQVGVGAPQVASTGYQAGVGATKLGATGYQVGVGATKLGATGYQVGVGATKLGATGYQVGVGAPQVASTGFLVGAGATKVGATGYQVGVGAPQVGPAGFQVGVGAPQVASTGFQVGVGAPQVASTGFLVGAGATKVGATGYQVGVGAPQVASTGYQVGVGAPQVASTGFQVGAGAPQVASTGFQVGVGAPQVASTGFQAGVGGTKVGATGYQVGVGAPQVSSTGYQVGVGAPQVASTGFQVGVGAPQVGATGFQVGVGGTGYQVGVGAPQVASTGFQVGVGAPQVASTGYQVGVGAPQVASTGFQVGVGAPQVASTGYQVGVGATKLGATGYQVGAGAPQVASTGFQVGAGAPQVASTGFQAGVGAPQVASTGFQVGVGAPQVASTGFQVGVGAPQVASTGFQAGVGAPQVSSTNFQVGVGATKVGATGFQVGVGAPQVASTGFLVGAGATKVGVTGYLSKQAAPALVKSVTGMQVNPDSVRVVCGEDSVMVDVLQDLLAIGQLINASDITLGGCAPTGQDASGTVRLQSVLQACGSTLMMTADALVYSFALIYTPRGINGLPIVRTNGAVVGIECHYLRKQNVSSNALVPTWIPYYATMAAEAQLSFSLRLMDDAWQNERASNVYFLGSVLNIEASVLVGNSQPLRVFVDSCVATLVPDVTSVPSYAFVQNSGCLTDAKVTGSRSQFLPRKQDDKLQLQLDAFRFSQDGRSSLYITCSLRATVASVPVDSQHKACSFPLAANRWMSVDGNDQVCGCCDTSCGLAGVAGAQGTGVLGPIAIQQGPPTASQPGQLYILKG from the exons ATGGCAGTGCATGAGGGGGTATTAGTGCTGCTTCTTCTTTTAGGTTGCAGCTGTGAAGCTCAACTGAAGTCTGGGTTTCTTGTGAAGACCCCTCAAGTGGCTGCAGTTTATCAAAATGGAttaggtgctccccaggtggtggcagctggctatcag gttggcgtaggggctccccaggtggcttcgaccggctatcaggttggcgtaggggctccccaggtggcttcgaccggcttccaggttggcgtaggggctccccaggtggcttcgaccggcttccaggttggcgtaggggctccccaggtggcttcgaccggctatcaggCTGGCGTAGGGGCAACCAAGTTGGgggcgaccggctatcaggttggcgtaggggcaaCCAAGTTGGgggcgaccggctatcaggttggcgtaggggcaaCCAAGTTGGgggcgaccggctatcag gttggcgtaggggctccccaggtggcttcgaccggctTCCTGGTTGGCGCAGGGGCTACCAAGGTGGgggcgaccggctatcaggttggtgtaggggctccccaggtggggccggccggcttccaggttggcgtaggggctccccaggtggcttcgaccggcttccaggttggcgtaggggctccccaggtggcttcgaccggctTCCTGGTTGGCGCAGGGGCTACCAAGGTGGgggcgaccggctatcaggttggcgtaggggctccccag gtggcttcgaccggctatcaggttggcgtaggggctccccaggtggcttcgaccggcttccaggttggcgcaggggctccccaggtggcttcgaccggcttccaggttggcgtaggggctccccaggtggcttcgaccggctTCCAGGCTGGCGTAGGGGGTACCAAGGTGGgggcgaccggctatcag gttggcgtaggggctccccaggtgtcttcgactggctatcaggttggcgtaggggctccccaggtggcttcgactggcttccaggttggcgtaggggctccccaggtgggggcgaccggcttccaggttggcgtgggggggaccggctatcaggttggcgtaggggctccccag gtggcttcgaccggcttccaggttggcgtaggggctccccaggtggcttcgaccggctatcaggttggcgtaggggctccccaggtggcttcgaccggcttccaggttggcgtaggggctccccaggtggcttcgaccggctatcaggttggcgtaggggcaaCCAAGTTGGgggcgaccggctatcaggttggcgcaggggctccccaggtggcttcgaccggcttccag gttggcgcaggggctccccaggtggcttcgaccggcttccaggctggcgtaggggctccccaggtggcttcgaccggcttccaggttggcgtaggggctccccaggtggcttcgaccggcttccaggttggcgtaggggctccccaggtggcttcgaccggcttccag gctggcgtaggggctccccaggtgtcttcgaccaacttccaggttggcgtaggggctaccAAGGTGGGGgcgaccggcttccaggttggcgtaggggctccccaggtggcttcgaccggctTCCTGGTTGGCGCAGGGGCTACCAAGGTGGGGGTGACCGGCTATCTGAGCAAGCAAGCTGCTCCTGCTCTGGTTAAATCTGTGACTGGAATGCAAGTGAACCCTGATAGtgtgagggttgtatgtggggaGGATTCGGTTATGGTGGATGTGCTACAGGACCTTCTAGCTATTGGCCAGCTGATCAATGCTTCAGACATCACCCTTGGTGGTTGTGCACCCACTGGGCAGGATGCTTCTGGCACAGTGAGGCTTCAGTCTGTGCTGCAGGCCTGTGGAAGTACACTGATG ATGACTGCTGATGCCCTGGTCTATAGCTTTGCATTGATCTACACCCCCAGGGGTATTAATGGCCTccccattgtgaggaccaatggTGCTGTGGTTGGCATTGAGTGTCACTATTTGAG GAAGCAGAATGTGAGCAGCAATGCCCTGGTGCCAACCTGGATCCCCTACTATGCTACAATGGCGGCTGAGGCACAACTGAGTTTCTCACTGAGGCTGATGGATG ATGCATGGCAGAATGAGAGGGCCTCCAATGTGTACTTCCTGGGAAGTGTCCTGAACATTGAAGCCTCTGTCCTCGTGGGCAACAGTCAGCCCCTGCGTGTCTTTGTGGACAGCTGTGTGGCCACCTTGGTCCCTGATGTGACCTCTGTCCCTAGCTATGCCTTTGTGCAGAACTCTGG GTGCCTGACTGATGCCAAGGTGACAGGATCCCGCTCCCAGTTCCTGCCCAGAAAGCAGGATGACAAGCTGCAGCTTCAGCTGGATGCTTTCAGGTTCTCTCAGGATGGCAGGAGCTCA CTGTACATTACTTGCAGCCTGAGAGCAACAGTGGCTTCTGTGCCTGTGGATTCCCAACACAAGGCTTGTTCCTTCCCTCTTGCCGCCAACAG GTGGATGTCTGTGGATGGGAATGAccaggtgtgtggctgctgtGACACCAGCTGTGGGCTTGCAGGTGTAGCAG GTGCTCAAGGCACAGGTGTTCTGGGCCCCATTGCTATCCAACAGGGTCCTCCCACGGCTAGTCAGCCTGGACAGCTGTATATTCTGAAGGGATAG
- the LOC125710092 gene encoding elastin-like isoform X8: protein MAVHEGVLVLLLLLGCSCEAQLKSGFLVKTPQVAAVYQNGLGAPQVVAAGYQVGAGAPQVSSTGFQVGVGAPQVASTGYQVGVGAPQVASTGFQVGVGAPQVASTGFQVGVGAPQVASTGYQAGVGATKLGATGYQVGVGATKLGATGYQVGVGATKLGATGYQVGVGAPQVASTGFLVGAGATKVGATGYQVGVGAPQVGPAGFQVGVGAPQVASTGFQVGVGAPQVASTGFLVGAGATKVGATGYQVGVGAPQVASTGYQVGVGAPQVASTGFQVGAGAPQVASTGFQVGVGAPQVASTGFQAGVGGTKVGATGYQVGVGAPQVSSTGYQVGVGAPQVASTGFQVGVGAPQVGATGFQVGVGGTGYQVGVGAPQVASTGFQVGVGAPQVASTGYQVGVGAPQVASTGFQVGVGAPQVASTGYQVGVGATKLGATGYQVGAGAPQVASTGFQVGAGAPQVASTGFQVGVGAPQVASTGFQVGVGAPQVASTGFQAGVGAPQVSSTNFQVGVGATKVGATGFQVGVGAPQVASTGFLVGAGATKVGVTGYLSKQAAPALVKSVTGMQVNPDSVRVVCGEDSVMVDVLQDLLAIGQLINASDITLGGCAPTGQDASGTVRLQSVLQACGSTLMMTADALVYSFALIYTPRGINGLPIVRTNGAVVGIECHYLRKQNVSSNALVPTWIPYYATMAAEAQLSFSLRLMDDAWQNERASNVYFLGSVLNIEASVLVGNSQPLRVFVDSCVATLVPDVTSVPSYAFVQNSGCLTDAKVTGSRSQFLPRKQDDKLQLQLDAFRFSQDGRSSLYITCSLRATVASVPVDSQHKACSFPLAANRWMSVDGNDQVCGCCDTSCGLAGVAGAQGTGVLGPIAIQQGPPTASQPGQLYILKG, encoded by the exons ATGGCAGTGCATGAGGGGGTATTAGTGCTGCTTCTTCTTTTAGGTTGCAGCTGTGAAGCTCAACTGAAGTCTGGGTTTCTTGTGAAGACCCCTCAAGTGGCTGCAGTTTATCAAAATGGAttaggtgctccccaggtggtggcagctggctatcaggttggcgcaggggctccccaggtgtcttcgaccggcttccaggttggcgtaggggctccccaggtggcttcgaccggctatcaggttggcgtaggggctccccaggtggcttcgaccggcttccaggttggcgtaggggctccccaggtggcttcgaccggcttccaggttggcgtaggggctccccaggtggcttcgaccggctatcaggCTGGCGTAGGGGCAACCAAGTTGGgggcgaccggctatcaggttggcgtaggggcaaCCAAGTTGGgggcgaccggctatcaggttggcgtaggggcaaCCAAGTTGGgggcgaccggctatcag gttggcgtaggggctccccaggtggcttcgaccggctTCCTGGTTGGCGCAGGGGCTACCAAGGTGGgggcgaccggctatcaggttggtgtaggggctccccaggtggggccggccggcttccaggttggcgtaggggctccccaggtggcttcgaccggcttccaggttggcgtaggggctccccaggtggcttcgaccggctTCCTGGTTGGCGCAGGGGCTACCAAGGTGGgggcgaccggctatcaggttggcgtaggggctccccag gtggcttcgaccggctatcaggttggcgtaggggctccccaggtggcttcgaccggcttccaggttggcgcaggggctccccaggtggcttcgaccggcttccaggttggcgtaggggctccccaggtggcttcgaccggctTCCAGGCTGGCGTAGGGGGTACCAAGGTGGgggcgaccggctatcag gttggcgtaggggctccccaggtgtcttcgactggctatcaggttggcgtaggggctccccaggtggcttcgactggcttccaggttggcgtaggggctccccaggtgggggcgaccggcttccaggttggcgtgggggggaccggctatcaggttggcgtaggggctccccag gtggcttcgaccggcttccaggttggcgtaggggctccccaggtggcttcgaccggctatcaggttggcgtaggggctccccaggtggcttcgaccggcttccaggttggcgtaggggctccccaggtggcttcgaccggctatcaggttggcgtaggggcaaCCAAGTTGGgggcgaccggctatcaggttggcgcaggggctccccaggtggcttcgaccggcttccag gttggcgcaggggctccccag gtggcttcgaccggcttccaggttggcgtaggggctccccaggtggcttcgaccggcttccaggttggcgtaggggctccccaggtggcttcgaccggcttccag gctggcgtaggggctccccaggtgtcttcgaccaacttccaggttggcgtaggggctaccAAGGTGGGGgcgaccggcttccaggttggcgtaggggctccccaggtggcttcgaccggctTCCTGGTTGGCGCAGGGGCTACCAAGGTGGGGGTGACCGGCTATCTGAGCAAGCAAGCTGCTCCTGCTCTGGTTAAATCTGTGACTGGAATGCAAGTGAACCCTGATAGtgtgagggttgtatgtggggaGGATTCGGTTATGGTGGATGTGCTACAGGACCTTCTAGCTATTGGCCAGCTGATCAATGCTTCAGACATCACCCTTGGTGGTTGTGCACCCACTGGGCAGGATGCTTCTGGCACAGTGAGGCTTCAGTCTGTGCTGCAGGCCTGTGGAAGTACACTGATG ATGACTGCTGATGCCCTGGTCTATAGCTTTGCATTGATCTACACCCCCAGGGGTATTAATGGCCTccccattgtgaggaccaatggTGCTGTGGTTGGCATTGAGTGTCACTATTTGAG GAAGCAGAATGTGAGCAGCAATGCCCTGGTGCCAACCTGGATCCCCTACTATGCTACAATGGCGGCTGAGGCACAACTGAGTTTCTCACTGAGGCTGATGGATG ATGCATGGCAGAATGAGAGGGCCTCCAATGTGTACTTCCTGGGAAGTGTCCTGAACATTGAAGCCTCTGTCCTCGTGGGCAACAGTCAGCCCCTGCGTGTCTTTGTGGACAGCTGTGTGGCCACCTTGGTCCCTGATGTGACCTCTGTCCCTAGCTATGCCTTTGTGCAGAACTCTGG GTGCCTGACTGATGCCAAGGTGACAGGATCCCGCTCCCAGTTCCTGCCCAGAAAGCAGGATGACAAGCTGCAGCTTCAGCTGGATGCTTTCAGGTTCTCTCAGGATGGCAGGAGCTCA CTGTACATTACTTGCAGCCTGAGAGCAACAGTGGCTTCTGTGCCTGTGGATTCCCAACACAAGGCTTGTTCCTTCCCTCTTGCCGCCAACAG GTGGATGTCTGTGGATGGGAATGAccaggtgtgtggctgctgtGACACCAGCTGTGGGCTTGCAGGTGTAGCAG GTGCTCAAGGCACAGGTGTTCTGGGCCCCATTGCTATCCAACAGGGTCCTCCCACGGCTAGTCAGCCTGGACAGCTGTATATTCTGAAGGGATAG
- the LOC125710092 gene encoding elastin-like isoform X19: MAVHEGVLVLLLLLGCSCEAQLKSGFLVKTPQVAAVYQNGLGAPQVVAAGYQVGAGAPQVSSTGFQVGVGAPQVASTGYQVGVGAPQVASTGFQVGVGAPQVASTGFQVGVGAPQVASTGYQAGVGATKLGATGYQVGVGATKLGATGYQVGVGATKLGATGYQVGVGAPQVASTGFLVGAGATKVGATGYQVGVGAPQVGPAGFQVGVGAPQVASTGFQVGVGAPQVASTGFLVGAGATKVGATGYQVGVGAPQVASTGYQVGVGAPQVASTGFQVGVGATKVGATGYQVGVGAPQVSSTGYQVGVGAPQVASTGFQVGVGAPQVGATGFQVGVGGTGYQVGVGAPQVASTGFQVGVGAPQVASTGYQVGVGAPQVASTGFQVGVGAPQVASTGYQVGVGATKLGATGYQVGAGAPQVASTGFQVGAGAPQVASTGFQAGVGAPQVASTGFQVGVGAPQVASTGFQVGVGAPQVASTGFQAGVGAPQVSSTNFQVGVGATKVGATGFQVGVGAPQVASTGFLVGAGATKVGVTGYLSKQAAPALVKSVTGMQVNPDSVRVVCGEDSVMVDVLQDLLAIGQLINASDITLGGCAPTGQDASGTVRLQSVLQACGSTLMMTADALVYSFALIYTPRGINGLPIVRTNGAVVGIECHYLRKQNVSSNALVPTWIPYYATMAAEAQLSFSLRLMDDAWQNERASNVYFLGSVLNIEASVLVGNSQPLRVFVDSCVATLVPDVTSVPSYAFVQNSGCLTDAKVTGSRSQFLPRKQDDKLQLQLDAFRFSQDGRSSLYITCSLRATVASVPVDSQHKACSFPLAANRWMSVDGNDQVCGCCDTSCGLAGVAGAQGTGVLGPIAIQQGPPTASQPGQLYILKG; this comes from the exons ATGGCAGTGCATGAGGGGGTATTAGTGCTGCTTCTTCTTTTAGGTTGCAGCTGTGAAGCTCAACTGAAGTCTGGGTTTCTTGTGAAGACCCCTCAAGTGGCTGCAGTTTATCAAAATGGAttaggtgctccccaggtggtggcagctggctatcaggttggcgcaggggctccccaggtgtcttcgaccggcttccaggttggcgtaggggctccccaggtggcttcgaccggctatcaggttggcgtaggggctccccaggtggcttcgaccggcttccaggttggcgtaggggctccccaggtggcttcgaccggcttccaggttggcgtaggggctccccaggtggcttcgaccggctatcaggCTGGCGTAGGGGCAACCAAGTTGGgggcgaccggctatcaggttggcgtaggggcaaCCAAGTTGGgggcgaccggctatcaggttggcgtaggggcaaCCAAGTTGGgggcgaccggctatcag gttggcgtaggggctccccaggtggcttcgaccggctTCCTGGTTGGCGCAGGGGCTACCAAGGTGGgggcgaccggctatcaggttggtgtaggggctccccaggtggggccggccggcttccaggttggcgtaggggctccccaggtggcttcgaccggcttccaggttggcgtaggggctccccaggtggcttcgaccggctTCCTGGTTGGCGCAGGGGCTACCAAGGTGGgggcgaccggctatcaggttggcgtaggggctccccag gtggcttcgaccggctatcaggttggcgtaggggctccccaggtggcttcgaccggcttccag gttggcgtaggggctaccAAGGTGGgggcgaccggctatcag gttggcgtaggggctccccaggtgtcttcgactggctatcaggttggcgtaggggctccccaggtggcttcgactggcttccaggttggcgtaggggctccccaggtgggggcgaccggcttccaggttggcgtgggggggaccggctatcaggttggcgtaggggctccccag gtggcttcgaccggcttccaggttggcgtaggggctccccaggtggcttcgaccggctatcaggttggcgtaggggctccccaggtggcttcgaccggcttccaggttggcgtaggggctccccaggtggcttcgaccggctatcaggttggcgtaggggcaaCCAAGTTGGgggcgaccggctatcaggttggcgcaggggctccccaggtggcttcgaccggcttccag gttggcgcaggggctccccaggtggcttcgaccggcttccaggctggcgtaggggctccccaggtggcttcgaccggcttccaggttggcgtaggggctccccaggtggcttcgaccggcttccaggttggcgtaggggctccccaggtggcttcgaccggcttccag gctggcgtaggggctccccaggtgtcttcgaccaacttccaggttggcgtaggggctaccAAGGTGGGGgcgaccggcttccaggttggcgtaggggctccccaggtggcttcgaccggctTCCTGGTTGGCGCAGGGGCTACCAAGGTGGGGGTGACCGGCTATCTGAGCAAGCAAGCTGCTCCTGCTCTGGTTAAATCTGTGACTGGAATGCAAGTGAACCCTGATAGtgtgagggttgtatgtggggaGGATTCGGTTATGGTGGATGTGCTACAGGACCTTCTAGCTATTGGCCAGCTGATCAATGCTTCAGACATCACCCTTGGTGGTTGTGCACCCACTGGGCAGGATGCTTCTGGCACAGTGAGGCTTCAGTCTGTGCTGCAGGCCTGTGGAAGTACACTGATG ATGACTGCTGATGCCCTGGTCTATAGCTTTGCATTGATCTACACCCCCAGGGGTATTAATGGCCTccccattgtgaggaccaatggTGCTGTGGTTGGCATTGAGTGTCACTATTTGAG GAAGCAGAATGTGAGCAGCAATGCCCTGGTGCCAACCTGGATCCCCTACTATGCTACAATGGCGGCTGAGGCACAACTGAGTTTCTCACTGAGGCTGATGGATG ATGCATGGCAGAATGAGAGGGCCTCCAATGTGTACTTCCTGGGAAGTGTCCTGAACATTGAAGCCTCTGTCCTCGTGGGCAACAGTCAGCCCCTGCGTGTCTTTGTGGACAGCTGTGTGGCCACCTTGGTCCCTGATGTGACCTCTGTCCCTAGCTATGCCTTTGTGCAGAACTCTGG GTGCCTGACTGATGCCAAGGTGACAGGATCCCGCTCCCAGTTCCTGCCCAGAAAGCAGGATGACAAGCTGCAGCTTCAGCTGGATGCTTTCAGGTTCTCTCAGGATGGCAGGAGCTCA CTGTACATTACTTGCAGCCTGAGAGCAACAGTGGCTTCTGTGCCTGTGGATTCCCAACACAAGGCTTGTTCCTTCCCTCTTGCCGCCAACAG GTGGATGTCTGTGGATGGGAATGAccaggtgtgtggctgctgtGACACCAGCTGTGGGCTTGCAGGTGTAGCAG GTGCTCAAGGCACAGGTGTTCTGGGCCCCATTGCTATCCAACAGGGTCCTCCCACGGCTAGTCAGCCTGGACAGCTGTATATTCTGAAGGGATAG
- the LOC125710092 gene encoding elastin-like isoform X7, whose translation MAVHEGVLVLLLLLGCSCEAQLKSGFLVKTPQVAAVYQNGLGAPQVVAAGYQVGAGAPQVSSTGFQVGVGAPQVASTGYQVGVGAPQVASTGFQVGVGAPQVASTGFQVGVGAPQVASTGYQAGVGATKLGATGYQVGVGATKLGATGYQVGVGATKLGATGYQVGVGAPQVASTGFLVGAGATKVGATGYQVGVGAPQVGPAGFQVGVGAPQVASTGFQVGVGAPQVASTGFLVGAGATKVGATGYQVGVGAPQVASTGYQVGVGAPQVASTGFQVGVGAPQVASTGFQAGVGGTKVGATGYQVGVGAPQVSSTGYQVGVGAPQVASTGFQVGVGAPQVGATGFQVGVGGTGYQVGVGAPQVASTGFQVGVGAPQVASTGYQVGVGAPQVASTGFQVGVGAPQVASTGYQVGVGATKLGATGYQVGAGAPQVASTGFQVGAGAPQVASTGFQAGVGAPQVASTGFQVGVGAPQVASTGFQVGVGAPQVASTGFQAGVGAPQVSSTNFQVGVGATKVGATGFQVGVGAPQVASTGFLVGAGATKVGVTGYLSKQAAPALVKSVTGMQVNPDSVRVVCGEDSVMVDVLQDLLAIGQLINASDITLGGCAPTGQDASGTVRLQSVLQACGSTLMMTADALVYSFALIYTPRGINGLPIVRTNGAVVGIECHYLRKQNVSSNALVPTWIPYYATMAAEAQLSFSLRLMDDAWQNERASNVYFLGSVLNIEASVLVGNSQPLRVFVDSCVATLVPDVTSVPSYAFVQNSGCLTDAKVTGSRSQFLPRKQDDKLQLQLDAFRFSQDGRSSLYITCSLRATVASVPVDSQHKACSFPLAANRWMSVDGNDQVCGCCDTSCGLAGVAGAQGTGVLGPIAIQQGPPTASQPGQLYILKG comes from the exons ATGGCAGTGCATGAGGGGGTATTAGTGCTGCTTCTTCTTTTAGGTTGCAGCTGTGAAGCTCAACTGAAGTCTGGGTTTCTTGTGAAGACCCCTCAAGTGGCTGCAGTTTATCAAAATGGAttaggtgctccccaggtggtggcagctggctatcaggttggcgcaggggctccccaggtgtcttcgaccggcttccaggttggcgtaggggctccccaggtggcttcgaccggctatcaggttggcgtaggggctccccaggtggcttcgaccggcttccaggttggcgtaggggctccccaggtggcttcgaccggcttccaggttggcgtaggggctccccaggtggcttcgaccggctatcaggCTGGCGTAGGGGCAACCAAGTTGGgggcgaccggctatcaggttggcgtaggggcaaCCAAGTTGGgggcgaccggctatcaggttggcgtaggggcaaCCAAGTTGGgggcgaccggctatcag gttggcgtaggggctccccaggtggcttcgaccggctTCCTGGTTGGCGCAGGGGCTACCAAGGTGGgggcgaccggctatcaggttggtgtaggggctccccaggtggggccggccggcttccaggttggcgtaggggctccccaggtggcttcgaccggcttccaggttggcgtaggggctccccaggtggcttcgaccggctTCCTGGTTGGCGCAGGGGCTACCAAGGTGGgggcgaccggctatcaggttggcgtaggggctccccag gtggcttcgaccggctatcaggttggcgtaggggctccccag gtggcttcgaccggcttccaggttggcgtaggggctccccaggtggcttcgaccggctTCCAGGCTGGCGTAGGGGGTACCAAGGTGGgggcgaccggctatcag gttggcgtaggggctccccaggtgtcttcgactggctatcaggttggcgtaggggctccccaggtggcttcgactggcttccaggttggcgtaggggctccccaggtgggggcgaccggcttccaggttggcgtgggggggaccggctatcaggttggcgtaggggctccccag gtggcttcgaccggcttccaggttggcgtaggggctccccaggtggcttcgaccggctatcaggttggcgtaggggctccccaggtggcttcgaccggcttccaggttggcgtaggggctccccaggtggcttcgaccggctatcaggttggcgtaggggcaaCCAAGTTGGgggcgaccggctatcaggttggcgcaggggctccccaggtggcttcgaccggcttccag gttggcgcaggggctccccaggtggcttcgaccggcttccaggctggcgtaggggctccccaggtggcttcgaccggcttccaggttggcgtaggggctccccaggtggcttcgaccggcttccaggttggcgtaggggctccccaggtggcttcgaccggcttccag gctggcgtaggggctccccaggtgtcttcgaccaacttccaggttggcgtaggggctaccAAGGTGGGGgcgaccggcttccaggttggcgtaggggctccccaggtggcttcgaccggctTCCTGGTTGGCGCAGGGGCTACCAAGGTGGGGGTGACCGGCTATCTGAGCAAGCAAGCTGCTCCTGCTCTGGTTAAATCTGTGACTGGAATGCAAGTGAACCCTGATAGtgtgagggttgtatgtggggaGGATTCGGTTATGGTGGATGTGCTACAGGACCTTCTAGCTATTGGCCAGCTGATCAATGCTTCAGACATCACCCTTGGTGGTTGTGCACCCACTGGGCAGGATGCTTCTGGCACAGTGAGGCTTCAGTCTGTGCTGCAGGCCTGTGGAAGTACACTGATG ATGACTGCTGATGCCCTGGTCTATAGCTTTGCATTGATCTACACCCCCAGGGGTATTAATGGCCTccccattgtgaggaccaatggTGCTGTGGTTGGCATTGAGTGTCACTATTTGAG GAAGCAGAATGTGAGCAGCAATGCCCTGGTGCCAACCTGGATCCCCTACTATGCTACAATGGCGGCTGAGGCACAACTGAGTTTCTCACTGAGGCTGATGGATG ATGCATGGCAGAATGAGAGGGCCTCCAATGTGTACTTCCTGGGAAGTGTCCTGAACATTGAAGCCTCTGTCCTCGTGGGCAACAGTCAGCCCCTGCGTGTCTTTGTGGACAGCTGTGTGGCCACCTTGGTCCCTGATGTGACCTCTGTCCCTAGCTATGCCTTTGTGCAGAACTCTGG GTGCCTGACTGATGCCAAGGTGACAGGATCCCGCTCCCAGTTCCTGCCCAGAAAGCAGGATGACAAGCTGCAGCTTCAGCTGGATGCTTTCAGGTTCTCTCAGGATGGCAGGAGCTCA CTGTACATTACTTGCAGCCTGAGAGCAACAGTGGCTTCTGTGCCTGTGGATTCCCAACACAAGGCTTGTTCCTTCCCTCTTGCCGCCAACAG GTGGATGTCTGTGGATGGGAATGAccaggtgtgtggctgctgtGACACCAGCTGTGGGCTTGCAGGTGTAGCAG GTGCTCAAGGCACAGGTGTTCTGGGCCCCATTGCTATCCAACAGGGTCCTCCCACGGCTAGTCAGCCTGGACAGCTGTATATTCTGAAGGGATAG